The Alkalihalobacillus sp. LMS6 genomic interval AATCACATCAGCAAACCCTGCTGCAGAAAGCATGACAAACCCAATAAAGCCCATCATTTTAATGCCTTCTGACATCACTTCATCTGTTTTTTTCACTTTAACCGCTCCCGTTACAAACAGTAACAGCAATCCGGCTAGTGCAGCAGGAATCATCGAATCACGATAAAAACTTTGTACAACAACCGTGACGACAACCGCGAGCCCCGCAAGCAATAGCGACGTTGTGCTATAAGATTTTTCCTCGCTAGGATCATCACCTGATAGCGGAACATCTTTGTAGACACGGCGCTGACGATAAGTAATAAATACTGCAATTCCTAAGCCAATAAGCGTACTTGCTGTTGGGAGTAGCATAGCTTGTGGAATAAGATCGATGTTAATAGGCAATCCACTTGCTTCCATATTATCCGCAATCGTCTTATGGAAAATTTGCCCGAACCCATAGGGGAGGAGCATATAAGGAGCAGTTAAACCAAATGTTAAAATACACGCAATCAATCGGCGATCCACTTCTAATCGATTTAAAATAAGCAAAATCGGCGGAATTAATATCGGAATAAATGCAATGTGAACAGGTACCGCATTTTGCGACATACTCGCAACAATTAAAAGCATGAGGAAGAGCAACATTCTTGATAGCGTATCTCGTTCACGCTCTCCGTTTCGCTTCATCCAGACTTGCAAACGATCCACCATAAAATCTGGTAAGCCAGTCCTCGAGAGCCCAACTGCAAAAGCACCTAAAAGAACATAACTAAAGGCAATTTCTGCGTTGCCCCCTAAACCATTCCCAAATATTTGTACAGTACTTGAAAAATCTAGTCCTCCTAGTAGTCCACCTACTAAAGCAGAGAGTGTGATCGCCAATACGACGTGCACTCTTAACAAACTCAATAGAATCATAAGTAAAACGGCAATTATTACTGCATTCATATCCATCATCCTTTAGTCTGATAAATCACTAAAACATTTGTATAATTTATCATCCTTCTCTTCCCTTTGTCAAGGTCATAAAAAAACCCAAAAGGATTTACTCCTTTTGGGTTTCGTCATTCATTATATCGCTAATATTTTTGTGAAGGACAGTGATTTATCACGACAACCTTTTAACTGATACGACACTCTGTCTCCTTCTTGAACCGATAGTTCTAACGTTTCGGTATCAGATGCATCATTTGTCGCAAAAAGTTTATGGGTTCCCGCAGGCACTTCAATGGTCATTTTTTGCCTGCGTTTAAGCGAGCCCACGAAATGGTCATTAATAAATACTCGGTATTTCCGATTTGTCGCATAAAGCTCACGTGCACACTTTATCTCCACATAAGCAGTATCAATCATTTTGTTCCCCTTCCTCATACAGAAACGTTCTGTTTGGCTAGGTTCCACTCATTAATATCCTTCATTATAACGATATGATTCGTTCGGTACAAGTATTAATACAAATTTGCCTTTTAAGCCATTTGTTAAGTCGCTTCTATTACGACTGTTCTACAAACTTTGCAAGTGTTCGAGCCATTACACCAGTCGCTCCAGCAGGGCCTGTTGATGAACCTTTGTCTTTTGAGGCCGTTCCAGCGACATCCAGATGCACCCAAGGCGTGGAACCAACAAATTCACCAATAAACAATCCTGCTGTAATGCTACCACCTGCTCGACCAGGAGCATTATTCAAATCTGCAACATCACTTGTCTTCAACATATCTTTGTAAGGCTGGCTATTTGGGAATGCCCATACCGGCTCACCCGTTTCATCGCCTGCTTGACGAATACGTTCCATTAAGCGCTCATCATTTGTGACAGCACCTGTCGTTTCTTGCCCTAATGCTACCACACAAGCTCCTGTTAACGTCGCCACATCAATTAAGCGCGTTGCTCCGAGTTGAACCGCATACGCAACCCCATCTGCCAAAATGAGTCGACCTTCCGCATCTGTATTACGTACTTCTATTGTTTTCCCATTCATCGCTCGTAATACATCACCTGGCTTCATCGCAGAACCATTAATTAAGTTCTCACTTGAAGGAATGACGCACAAAACGTTTTGTTTTGGTTTTGTTCGGCCGATGATATCCATCGCTCCTAGTACAGCTCCTGCGCCACCCATATCTGTTTTCATCGTATGCATATTTGCCGCCGGCTTTAGCGAGTAACCACCTGCATCAAAGGTTAACCCCTTACCAACAAGCGCTGTCACTTCCTCGCTGTCAGCGTCGCCGTTATAGCGCATCACGATCATTTTTGCCGGCTGATCGCTTCCTCGCGATACAGCTAAAAGCGCCCCCATACCGAGGGTTTCCATTTCCTCTTCTTCTAACACGTTAAATTCAAACCGATGCTTGTCAGCGATGGCTTTAGCCTCATTAGCAAGGTCAGTCGGCGTCAGAAGATTCCCTGGAATATTGACTAATCGACGCGTTGTATTCGCGCCTTCTCCATATGTATACCCAAGCTCTGCATGTTTTGTGAATCCCTCTTCATCCACATAAAAACTAACAGACGTTAGCTCTTTTTTCACTTCGTTGGTTTTTTCTTTATACGTAAGCTTATCATAAGAACTTAACGCAATCGCTTCACCACAAGTGAAAGCAATCTCTTCTAAAGAAAGACCAGACTTTGCGAAACTATCAATGACAAATGCCGCATGCTCAACTTTGTCCTTTTTTAAAGCTAACCCTACATTTCCAACTGCATTTCGAAGCTCATCCTTATGTAGTTGTCCTTCTTCACCTAGGTAAACGGCATAAATTTTCTTTACCCCTATTGTTCCAAGCGTAAACAGTTCTACAAAAGAGCCTTTCTTGTTCGGAAACGATTTTTGCTTAGAAAGTTCCGTTAATTGCCCATTCATTTCCTTATCAATCGCTTTAACGCCTGTTGAAAAATCGCCTTTATTCCAGACAGCTAGAACAAGCACTTGCTCGTCCATTTGCCCAACATTCCATTGTGCTTTTTCTTTAAACATTCTTACATCTCCTCTCTTTAGCAACTAGTATAGCATGTTAAAAAAATGTCTCAAAGGATTAGACTTGAAAGGAAATCACAAATCGCTTATGATATACTATTCACATCAATAAATGAGAAGAGTGAAAGGAAGGAACTATGGAAATCTTTCAAAACTACCCGCTTTGGACAGCTTTAATTGCGATTGCATTAGCTCAAGTTATCAAAATTCCACTCGCATTTTTTGCTACCCGTAAGCTTAACATGTCTCTTTTAACAAGCACTGGCGGCATGCCAAGTTCACATTCCGCTGCAGTAACAGGTGTATCAACAGCCATTGCTATTGAACACGGTTTAGACTCTTCTCTATTCGCTATTTCTGCAGTATTTGCTGTTGTTGTCATGTTTGATGCTACTGGTGTAAGAAGACATGCTGGTTACCACGCAACCGTTTTAAACCAACTTGTACTGGATTTTAATCGTTTAGTAGAAGAAGTTAAGACATGGCCTAAAAAGGAAAATGAACAAAAGCTAAAAGAATTACTCGGTCATCAACCGATTGAAGTGTTCTTTGGTGCATTGCTAGGAATCATCCTCGCATTTGTTCTATATCCGCTCCTAAACGCTATCTAAATGAATTGAACAAGAAAAAGAATCTGTATGAGTCACAATCGCTCATGCAGATTCTTTTCATTTACCCTTTGTACAAAAGAAAAGCTTCACCTCTGCAC includes:
- a CDS encoding leucyl aminopeptidase; this translates as MFKEKAQWNVGQMDEQVLVLAVWNKGDFSTGVKAIDKEMNGQLTELSKQKSFPNKKGSFVELFTLGTIGVKKIYAVYLGEEGQLHKDELRNAVGNVGLALKKDKVEHAAFVIDSFAKSGLSLEEIAFTCGEAIALSSYDKLTYKEKTNEVKKELTSVSFYVDEEGFTKHAELGYTYGEGANTTRRLVNIPGNLLTPTDLANEAKAIADKHRFEFNVLEEEEMETLGMGALLAVSRGSDQPAKMIVMRYNGDADSEEVTALVGKGLTFDAGGYSLKPAANMHTMKTDMGGAGAVLGAMDIIGRTKPKQNVLCVIPSSENLINGSAMKPGDVLRAMNGKTIEVRNTDAEGRLILADGVAYAVQLGATRLIDVATLTGACVVALGQETTGAVTNDERLMERIRQAGDETGEPVWAFPNSQPYKDMLKTSDVADLNNAPGRAGGSITAGLFIGEFVGSTPWVHLDVAGTASKDKGSSTGPAGATGVMARTLAKFVEQS
- a CDS encoding divergent PAP2 family protein, which produces MEIFQNYPLWTALIAIALAQVIKIPLAFFATRKLNMSLLTSTGGMPSSHSAAVTGVSTAIAIEHGLDSSLFAISAVFAVVVMFDATGVRRHAGYHATVLNQLVLDFNRLVEEVKTWPKKENEQKLKELLGHQPIEVFFGALLGIILAFVLYPLLNAI
- a CDS encoding Na+/H+ antiporter family protein, giving the protein MNAVIIAVLLMILLSLLRVHVVLAITLSALVGGLLGGLDFSSTVQIFGNGLGGNAEIAFSYVLLGAFAVGLSRTGLPDFMVDRLQVWMKRNGERERDTLSRMLLFLMLLIVASMSQNAVPVHIAFIPILIPPILLILNRLEVDRRLIACILTFGLTAPYMLLPYGFGQIFHKTIADNMEASGLPINIDLIPQAMLLPTASTLIGLGIAVFITYRQRRVYKDVPLSGDDPSEEKSYSTTSLLLAGLAVVVTVVVQSFYRDSMIPAALAGLLLLFVTGAVKVKKTDEVMSEGIKMMGFIGFVMLSAAGFADVIRETGHVESLVQNVASMINGNQIIAALLMMVVGLIITLGIGSSFSTIPIITALFVPLGLEVGMSTLAIISIIGSAGAIGDAGAPASDSTLGSTAGLNADGQHDHIWDTCVPTFLHLTVPLFFVGWLTAIIL